One window of the Primulina eburnea isolate SZY01 chromosome 18, ASM2296580v1, whole genome shotgun sequence genome contains the following:
- the LOC140820291 gene encoding uncharacterized protein — MEENNLPPGFRFHPTDEELITYYLSNKVSDFDFATRAIADVDFNKCEPWDLPAKASMGEKEWYFFSMRDRKYPTGLRTNRATEAGYWKTTGKDKEIFRGVGGALVGMKKTLVFYRGRAPKGEKTNWVMHEYRLESKLALKPTKEEWVVCRVFQKSLIMKKPQQTASSPQSQESPSDTNAMVSELQDMEYFQNFSSNTLPIVSPSTNLAPQNYDDNIADWGAAANSLQSLTNWPLLSTNLSMNSLLLTALQLRAGHGHPIGAATGAVEGYSFLPQGSSSLFGNDFGANFGVGSSSSRVLGNDQPPPEQSFNLDSNIW, encoded by the exons ATGGAGGAAAACAATCTTCCTCCGGGATTCAGGTTCCATCCGACGGACGAAGAACTCATCACTTACTATCTGAGCAACAAGGTTTCGGATTTCGATTTCGCCACCAGGGCTATTGCTGATGTTGATTTTAACAAGTGTGAGCCATGGGATCTCCCAG CCAAAGCATCCATGGGAGAGAAAGAATGGTATTTCTTCAGCATGAGAGACAGAAAATACCCTACTGGCCTCAGGACTAACCGAGCTACAGAAGCTGGCTACTGGAAAACAACAGGTAAAGATAAGGAGATTTTCCGGGGCGTCGGCGGGGCGTTGGTCGGCATGAAGAAAACCCTAGTTTTCTACAGAGGCAGAGCTCCAAAGGGTGAGAAAACCAATTGGGTTATGCATGAATATCGGCTTGAATCGAAGCTTGCTCTCAAACCCACCAAG GAGGAGTGGGTGGTTTGTAGAGTTTTCCAAAAGAGTTTGATAATGAAGAAACCTCAACAAACAGCTTCTTCACCACAATCCCAAGAATCCCCCTCCGACACCAACGCAATGGTGAGCGAGCTACAAGACATGGAATATTTCCAAAATTTCAGCAGCAACACCTTGCCTATAGTTTCTCCTTCCACAAATCTTGCACCACAAAACTACGACGACAATATCGCCGACTGGGGAGCTGCAGCAAATTCTTTACAGTCGCTAACTAATTGGCCATTGTTGAGCACTAATCTTTCTATGAATTCTTTGCTTCTCACTGCATTACAGCTCAGGGCCGGCCACGGACACCCTATAGGAGCAGCCACGGGTGCCGTGGAGGGCTACTCTTTCTTGCCACAAGGGTCGAGTTCTCTGTTTGGGAATGATTTCGGGGCCAACTTTGGCGTGGGTTCTTCTTCATCTAGGGTACTCGGGAATGATCAGCCACCGCCGGAGCAATCATTTAACTTGGACTCCAACATTTGGTGA
- the LOC140820066 gene encoding uncharacterized protein, with amino-acid sequence MLQCHKETIARLFYNVSSSFLLLFIFFHFTSIFLAKLFIFFGGNPFYQRNRDCYVFKFNSFSEEEVEEGDEWSCYKPMEGGKLDANLIYGDQEPFIRNSKEELGKESLDSSEATCYGSPDNVEFGDEEVVKVDHVVRDSDSCFDSEEVENDPTSNYDSSLNPRDEIENGDKNQQRKELNFSKEENFLVFQPSKAEGKKLVQENDEGERFGDTFTIGSTSKDSSEWRSSINCRDSCTDDPFSSSSRRSCPKWESYTLFQKYDEEMLFLDRISAQKLHETETLKSIQASPRSISERIVHKLGIRNKKTSRYCHNPYQELEAAYVAQICLTWEALNWNYKYFQRLRASRREHDPGCPAYIAQQFQQFQVLLQRYVENEPYEHGRRPEIYARIRSLAPKLLQVPEYRDSDQDDKREAESSGSRIPSISFLHIMKESIRTFMNFMKQDRRNHCQILAAFFSRKRSGSADATLLHLLKRVNKMKKAKLNGLKRSGKCLRKRRLREEEELEILMALIDLKVVSRVLRMADLSGEQLNWCENKMSKVRLSDRKLQRDSFPLFFPAH; translated from the exons atgCTGCAATGTCACAAAGAAACAATTGCTAGACTTTTCTACAATGTCTCCAGCTCTTTCTTGCTtctcttcatcttcttccaTTTCACTTCCATATTTCTTGCCAAATTGTTCATCTTCTTTGGAGGCAATCCATTCTACCAAag GAACCGAGATTGCTATGTATTCAAATTCAACAGTTTCTCCGAGGAAGAAGTCGAAGAGGGGGACGAGTGGTCTTGCTACAAGCCGATGGAGGGAGGAAAACTCGACGCGAACTTAATTTATGGAGATCAGGAACCATTCATTCGGAATTCGAAAGAGGAGTTGGGAAAAGAGAGTTTGGATAGTAGCGAGGCAACATGTTATGGCTCGCCAGATAACGTCGAATTCGGTGACGAAGAGGTTGTTAAAGTGGATCATGTGGTGAGAGATTCTGATTCTTGTTTTGATTCTGAGGAAGTTGAAAATGACCCCACTTCAAACTATGACTCCAGCTTGAATCCTCGAG ATGAGATTGAGAATGGCGACAAGAATCAGCAGAGAAAGGAACTGAATTTCAGTAAAGAAGAGAATTTTCTTGTGTTTCAACCATCCAAAGCAGAAGGCAAGAAGCTGGTGCAGGAAAATGATGAGGGtgaaagatttggagacactttTACGATAGGATCGACTTCGAAAGATTCGTCGGAATGGCGAAGCTCTATCAACTGTAGGGACTCTTGTACTGATGATCCATTTTCGTCTTCGTCCCGTAGAAGCTGCCCCAAGTGGGAATCATACACCTTGTTCCAGAAATATGATGAAGAAATGCTGTTTTTAGATCGAATCAGCGCTCAAAAACTTCATGAAACAG AAACACTAAAATCCATACAGGCAAGTCCAAGATCCATATCCGAAAGGATTGTTCATAAACTAGGAATAAGAAACAAAAAAACATCAAGATATTGTCACAATCCGTATCAAGAACTGGAGGCTGCTTATGTAGCACAGATTTGTTTAACATGGGAAGCCCTCAACTGGAACTACAAGTATTTTCAACGTCTAAGAGCCTCTCGTCGCGAGCATGATccggggtgccctgcttatatCGCGCAACAGTTCCAACAGTTTCAAGTCCTTCTGCAGAGGTATGTCGAAAATGAGCCATATGAGCATGGGAGAAGACCAGAAATCTATGCTAGGATAAGGAGTTTAGCACCAAAATTGCTTCAGGTCCCGGAATACCGAG ATTCGGATCAAGACGATAAAAGAGAGGCCGAAAGCAGTGGATCAAGAATCCCTTCAATTTCATTTCTTCATATCATGAAAGAATCAATAAGGACATTCATGAATTTCATGAAACAAGACAGGAGGAATCACTGCCAAATATTAGCAGCTTTCTTTAGCAGAAAAAGAAGTGGCTCAGCTGATGCAACTCTACTCCACTTACTAAAAAGAGTAAACAAAATG AAAAAGGCCAAGTTGAATGGCCTTAAACGATCCGGGAAATGCTTGCGAAAGAGGCGACTAAGAGAGGAGGAAGAACTGGAGATTTTGATGGCTTTGATAGACCTCAAAGTGGTGTCAAGAGTTTTAAGAATGGCTGATTTGAGTGGAGAACAGCTGAATTGGTGTGAGAATAAGATGAGCAAAGTGAGACTCTCTGATAGGAAATTACAAAGAGATTCCTTTCCACTTTTCTTTCCTGCTCACTGA